A single Prevotella sp. E15-22 DNA region contains:
- a CDS encoding 2-amino-4-hydroxy-6-hydroxymethyldihydropteridine diphosphokinase, translating to MHSCIISLAANFEAEKNLPEARMCLEQILTFTHYTDAVWTEPIGCKLKNLYLNQLVKASTTLSYEDLRSCLKDIELQMGRTPGEREKGIVRLDLDILAFDDERHHLADWERHYVKNLLPQL from the coding sequence ATGCATAGTTGCATAATCTCGCTGGCCGCAAATTTTGAGGCCGAAAAGAATCTGCCCGAAGCACGCATGTGCCTCGAGCAGATTCTTACTTTTACACATTATACAGACGCAGTATGGACAGAACCTATCGGCTGTAAATTGAAAAATCTATATTTGAACCAGTTAGTAAAGGCTTCTACAACCTTATCCTACGAAGATCTTCGTAGTTGTTTGAAGGATATTGAGCTACAAATGGGTCGTACGCCTGGAGAACGTGAGAAAGGCATTGTGAGATTAGATCTCGACATACTGGCGTTTGATGACGAACGTCATCACTTGGCTGACTGGGAACGCCATTATGTCAAGAACTTACTTCCACAACTATAA
- a CDS encoding glucosaminidase domain-containing protein: MKRILLLFIVCFNVLHGFSQSVWNARYQRYIDQYKDCAIEQMLKHKIPASITLAQGLLESGAGESTLARKGNNHFGIKCHGWTGGTMYIDDDARNECFRTYNSPFDSYEDHSRFLVSGQRYRSLFSLKITDYKGWARGLKAAGYATNPKYADRLIDIIQVYKLYEYDNAHSYDKFMMQHAKNQHVSGSQLHPIGIYNKNYFLYARRGDTFRSIADEIGISYRKLARYNERDKNDRLQEGEVIWLKKKQSKASKEYKGRTHHVRPGESMYTIAQKYGIRLKSLYKMNKLSPDYEIRVGDELKLR, translated from the coding sequence ATGAAAAGAATTCTTTTATTGTTTATTGTATGTTTCAATGTGCTGCATGGCTTTTCCCAGTCAGTTTGGAATGCCCGATACCAGCGCTATATAGACCAGTATAAGGATTGTGCTATAGAACAGATGCTGAAACATAAGATTCCTGCATCTATTACACTTGCCCAAGGCTTGCTGGAAAGTGGGGCAGGCGAGAGTACACTGGCACGCAAAGGTAATAATCATTTTGGAATTAAATGTCACGGATGGACAGGCGGAACCATGTATATAGATGATGATGCCCGTAACGAGTGCTTTCGAACCTATAATTCTCCGTTTGATTCCTATGAAGACCATTCACGTTTTCTTGTATCTGGACAACGTTATCGTAGTCTTTTTAGTCTAAAAATAACTGATTATAAAGGTTGGGCGCGTGGATTAAAAGCGGCAGGTTATGCAACCAACCCAAAATATGCCGATAGACTGATAGATATTATTCAGGTCTACAAACTCTATGAATACGACAATGCTCATTCTTATGACAAGTTCATGATGCAACATGCAAAGAACCAGCATGTTAGTGGAAGTCAGCTTCATCCTATTGGCATTTACAATAAGAACTATTTCCTATATGCACGACGTGGGGATACATTCCGTTCCATTGCAGATGAAATTGGAATTTCTTATCGTAAATTGGCCCGTTATAATGAGCGTGACAAGAATGACCGTTTGCAGGAAGGCGAAGTTATATGGCTTAAGAAGAAACAAAGTAAAGCTTCAAAAGAATATAAAGGCCGTACTCACCATGTTCGTCCAGGAGAATCGATGTATACGATTGCTCAGAAATATGGTATTCGTTTGAAGTCTTTGTACAAAATGAATAAACTATCGCCTGACTATGAAATACGTGTTGGTGACGAACTTAAATTGCGATAA
- a CDS encoding AbgT family transporter gives MPKRNTSVAYIAIVLVCAELLLMLLSWSLVATQTEGVRSLLSSEGLRWFFGQYTEVILRPELIWLILVSMAVGVFWHSDIIGRGGRNYRRYFALRVSFVVCVFLLFVGLLLVILPHAVLLSSTGQLWPSPFSRALVPLLSLLTIITSSIYGLACRTFTSLVDIISSITWGIEKASSLILLYILSFHLYESLYYVFF, from the coding sequence ATGCCTAAAAGAAATACATCAGTAGCATATATTGCCATAGTACTTGTGTGTGCGGAACTATTGCTCATGCTTTTATCATGGTCTCTTGTCGCCACTCAAACAGAAGGAGTACGTTCTTTGCTCTCAAGCGAAGGACTTCGTTGGTTCTTTGGTCAGTATACTGAAGTTATACTACGACCAGAACTAATTTGGCTAATCCTGGTGTCAATGGCTGTTGGTGTATTTTGGCACAGCGATATCATCGGACGAGGTGGGCGAAACTATCGTCGTTATTTTGCACTGCGTGTTTCTTTCGTTGTATGTGTATTTCTACTATTTGTAGGATTACTACTTGTTATTCTTCCGCATGCTGTTCTGCTGTCATCTACTGGTCAATTATGGCCATCTCCATTTAGCAGGGCTTTGGTTCCATTGTTATCATTGCTTACCATTATAACGTCGTCCATTTATGGATTAGCATGCCGAACCTTTACTTCACTGGTTGATATTATTTCGTCGATTACTTGGGGTATTGAGAAAGCATCATCATTAATTCTACTATATATTCTTTCCTTTCATTTATACGAGTCTTTATACTATGTTTTTTTCTGA
- a CDS encoding DUF5932 domain-containing protein, translated as MQNFKVIIVEDVPLELKGTLGIIRTDIPEAEVIGTADSETAYWRLIKQQLPDLVLLDLGLGGSTTVGVELCRQTKEMHPDVRILIFTGEILNEKLWVDVLDAGADGIILKTGELLTRNDVLAVMNGKQLVFNEPILKKIVDRFKKSVGSELAKQEALINYEIDEYDERFLRHLALGYTKEQITQLHGMPFGVKSLEKRQNELIQKLFPDGKSVNATRLVVRAMELHILDLDNLEPDEE; from the coding sequence ATGCAAAACTTTAAAGTAATCATTGTTGAAGATGTTCCTTTGGAACTTAAAGGAACTTTAGGTATTATTAGAACTGACATACCCGAAGCAGAGGTTATAGGTACAGCTGATTCTGAGACAGCCTATTGGCGTTTAATAAAACAACAATTGCCTGATTTAGTGTTGCTTGACCTTGGCTTGGGAGGCTCTACAACTGTTGGAGTAGAGTTGTGTCGACAAACTAAAGAGATGCACCCTGATGTACGCATACTTATTTTCACCGGCGAGATTCTCAATGAGAAATTATGGGTAGATGTACTCGACGCTGGTGCAGATGGCATTATTCTTAAAACAGGAGAATTACTTACTCGAAATGATGTGTTGGCTGTGATGAACGGTAAACAACTGGTGTTTAATGAGCCAATTCTTAAAAAAATTGTTGACCGTTTTAAGAAAAGTGTTGGTTCTGAATTGGCAAAACAGGAAGCTTTGATTAATTATGAGATAGATGAATATGATGAACGCTTCTTGCGGCATTTGGCTTTAGGTTATACCAAAGAGCAGATTACACAATTGCATGGCATGCCCTTTGGCGTCAAGAGTCTTGAGAAACGTCAGAATGAACTCATTCAAAAACTATTCCCTGATGGAAAGAGCGTTAATGCAACTAGATTGGTTGTTCGCGCTATGGAACTCCATATATTAGATTTAGACAACCTTGAACCAGACGAGGAGTAA
- a CDS encoding DUF5112 domain-containing protein, whose translation MKNCFVSSFLILLLNLCFSCTDKKSTEIDQLNDFSYGFHYRNLDSTSYYARKAYYLAEKYNYKDGEAEALNNLAFVDIVKMQYVDAYSRLDSILDITDNHLELLIAYIQQMRLCQRQSQNREFYECREHAQQSLRRINEERHLLSERQKHRLIYAESELAIVTSTYYYYVGLERQSIEAIESISPEVENDTAQWLNYLYNVGAGGIITQGTQTEINQKEFDYLMRCYLLAKQYNCPYFLANSLEALAEHLTVFDYRMQLMSDNQPAMKFINPQNVSSEELPLWLAENALSLFESYGDTYQTAGAYRTLATCCLSKTDYDGALQNLELALSDTLIFQAPDLVASIREQLSVVYSAIDQKNESDYNRNIYLDLQERTRQDQRLEARAAQLEQTITQLNRLLVAVVIALILFVIIIISFYYHRKKSLRNKSNPELEERRDELEEQMNLTRLHLIQEKRLNVEQRAKLSLVNAITPLIDRMIHEIKMLDKCSGADKDNRINYICELTNHINSQNEILTHWIQLRKGELSLHIESFPLQELFDIIQKNRRSFSLKGIELRIEPTDVYVKADKVLTLFMLNTLADNARKFTAKGGTVSIETLSTDSYVEISVVDNGIGMSDEQVEHVFDCKAIIDGSSTSHGFGLLNCMGIINKYRKISQLFSVCQLSVESELGKGSRFFFRLPKRALSVIAFAFIFVSLSAQTTLEKASSFADSAYFSNIEGDFQRTLDYADSCRICLNKHFKSIRPYSNDTLMRIGDLSNTPPEINWFHDSIDINFDILLDIRNESAVAALALHQWQFYQYNNRIYTQLFKELSADSTLDSYCRKMQQSQSNKEVAIILLILLFIAIIIVVVWQFFLLHNKRVKVLQQQQIELDFMADELQRLKMEEGNYHIINAVLDNTLSTLKHETMYYPSRIFQLATVGDHDALPEVVEYYRELYGILSEQAIRQLDDRKMHLQALEHEVLGDAVYLDYLFDILRRQSGEKKLEMEWAIRDKNYVMVRVLMMNFNASDVQLQQLFMPVHQKNIPFLICREIVRQHGEATNRHACGIYAERDKNNIVNINIILPRICKTLK comes from the coding sequence ATGAAAAACTGTTTTGTATCTTCATTTCTTATCCTCCTTTTGAATTTGTGCTTCTCTTGCACAGACAAAAAAAGTACTGAGATTGATCAACTAAATGATTTCTCGTACGGTTTTCATTACCGTAACCTTGATTCTACATCTTACTATGCTCGCAAGGCCTATTACTTAGCTGAAAAATACAATTATAAGGACGGAGAGGCTGAAGCACTTAATAATCTTGCATTCGTTGATATTGTCAAGATGCAGTATGTAGATGCTTACAGTCGTCTTGACAGTATTCTTGATATAACAGATAATCATTTGGAACTGCTCATTGCCTATATTCAACAAATGAGACTTTGCCAGCGTCAGTCGCAGAATCGTGAGTTTTATGAATGTAGGGAACATGCACAGCAGTCTTTGCGTAGAATAAACGAGGAGCGTCATCTACTGTCGGAACGACAAAAACACCGCTTGATTTATGCTGAGAGCGAACTTGCTATTGTCACTTCTACCTATTATTACTATGTGGGACTGGAGCGTCAGTCTATTGAGGCCATAGAGTCTATATCACCTGAAGTTGAGAATGATACAGCACAATGGCTTAACTATCTTTACAATGTCGGTGCTGGAGGCATCATCACTCAGGGAACACAAACCGAGATTAATCAGAAGGAATTTGATTATTTGATGCGATGCTATCTGTTAGCCAAGCAATATAATTGTCCATACTTCTTGGCTAACTCACTTGAAGCTTTGGCCGAGCATCTCACCGTTTTTGATTATCGAATGCAACTTATGTCTGATAATCAACCTGCTATGAAATTTATAAATCCTCAGAATGTGTCATCTGAGGAATTACCTTTATGGCTTGCTGAAAATGCTCTCTCACTATTTGAGTCGTATGGCGATACTTATCAGACTGCAGGTGCTTATCGAACATTAGCAACATGTTGTCTTTCCAAGACAGACTACGATGGTGCGTTACAAAATCTAGAATTGGCTTTGAGTGATACTCTCATCTTTCAAGCACCAGATTTGGTTGCTAGCATTCGAGAGCAATTAAGTGTTGTGTATTCCGCTATTGATCAAAAGAACGAGAGTGATTACAACAGAAATATATATTTAGACTTACAAGAACGTACACGTCAAGACCAGCGCTTGGAAGCTCGTGCTGCTCAGTTAGAGCAAACGATTACACAATTAAATCGCTTACTTGTTGCTGTTGTCATTGCGCTGATACTGTTTGTAATTATCATTATCTCTTTCTATTATCATAGAAAAAAATCCCTAAGAAACAAGAGCAATCCTGAACTTGAAGAACGTCGTGATGAACTTGAAGAGCAGATGAATCTTACTCGTTTACATCTGATACAAGAGAAACGGTTGAATGTTGAACAACGTGCAAAACTATCTCTTGTTAATGCTATTACACCGCTTATCGATCGTATGATTCATGAAATTAAGATGCTTGATAAGTGTAGTGGAGCCGACAAAGATAACAGAATAAACTATATCTGTGAACTTACAAATCACATTAACTCACAGAATGAAATCCTCACTCATTGGATTCAATTGCGAAAAGGAGAACTAAGTCTGCATATTGAATCATTTCCTTTACAGGAACTTTTTGATATAATCCAAAAGAACAGACGAAGTTTTAGCTTAAAGGGAATTGAATTGAGAATAGAACCTACCGATGTATATGTTAAGGCCGACAAGGTGTTAACATTATTCATGTTGAATACATTGGCCGATAATGCTCGCAAGTTTACTGCAAAAGGTGGTACAGTGAGCATAGAAACTTTATCAACTGATTCCTATGTGGAAATATCAGTTGTTGATAATGGTATTGGAATGTCTGACGAACAAGTAGAACATGTGTTTGATTGCAAGGCAATCATAGATGGTTCATCGACTTCGCATGGATTTGGTCTACTAAATTGCATGGGCATTATCAATAAGTATAGGAAAATTAGTCAACTGTTCTCTGTCTGCCAGTTATCAGTAGAAAGCGAATTGGGTAAAGGTAGCCGATTCTTTTTCCGTTTACCAAAGCGTGCATTAAGTGTAATAGCATTTGCTTTTATCTTTGTGTCGTTAAGCGCTCAAACGACACTTGAGAAAGCTAGTTCTTTTGCCGACTCTGCCTATTTCTCTAATATAGAAGGAGACTTCCAGCGCACATTGGATTATGCTGATTCTTGCAGAATATGTTTAAATAAGCATTTTAAAAGTATACGTCCTTATTCAAATGATACGTTGATGCGGATTGGTGATTTATCAAACACGCCTCCAGAAATCAATTGGTTTCATGATAGTATTGATATAAATTTTGACATCCTACTTGATATCCGCAATGAAAGTGCTGTCGCTGCTCTTGCACTTCATCAATGGCAGTTTTATCAATACAACAATCGTATATATACCCAGTTGTTTAAGGAATTATCAGCCGACTCGACGCTAGATTCCTACTGTCGTAAGATGCAACAATCACAATCGAATAAAGAGGTTGCCATTATTTTATTAATCCTTCTATTTATCGCTATTATTATTGTGGTAGTTTGGCAGTTTTTCCTTTTGCATAATAAGAGAGTAAAAGTTCTACAGCAGCAGCAAATAGAATTAGATTTCATGGCTGATGAATTGCAACGTCTGAAGATGGAAGAGGGTAACTATCATATCATCAATGCGGTACTTGATAATACTCTTTCTACGCTAAAGCATGAAACGATGTACTATCCGAGTCGTATCTTTCAATTAGCTACAGTAGGAGATCATGATGCTCTTCCTGAGGTTGTTGAGTATTATCGTGAACTTTATGGCATTCTTAGTGAACAGGCCATAAGACAGTTGGATGACAGAAAAATGCATCTTCAAGCCTTAGAACATGAAGTCTTGGGGGATGCTGTTTATCTTGATTATCTATTTGATATCTTACGTCGACAATCTGGCGAAAAGAAGCTGGAAATGGAATGGGCTATTCGTGATAAGAACTATGTCATGGTGCGGGTGCTTATGATGAATTTCAACGCATCTGATGTTCAGCTACAACAACTCTTTATGCCTGTTCATCAGAAGAACATTCCATTCTTGATTTGTCGTGAAATTGTTCGCCAACATGGTGAAGCAACAAATCGTCATGCTTGTGGCATTTATGCAGAACGTGATAAGAACAATATTGTAAATATCAACATTATACTACCTAGAATATGCAAAACTTTAAAGTAA
- a CDS encoding bifunctional 4-hydroxy-2-oxoglutarate aldolase/2-dehydro-3-deoxy-phosphogluconate aldolase — translation MAKFDKITVLKKIGDTGMVPVFYHKDLETCKNVVKACYEGGVRAFEFTNRGDFAQEVFGELVKWADKECPELALGIGSIVDAPTAAMYIQLGANFVVGPLFNPEIAPVCNRRLIPYCPGCMTVSEIGKAQELGCDLTKVFPGDVVGPNFIKGLKAPMPWSKIMVTGGVSPDEENLTKWFKAGVFCVGMGSKLFPSEKVKACDWQYVTDKCREALGYVAKARA, via the coding sequence ATGGCAAAGTTTGATAAAATCACCGTGCTAAAGAAAATCGGTGATACAGGTATGGTTCCTGTTTTCTATCATAAAGATTTGGAAACTTGTAAGAATGTTGTGAAAGCTTGCTATGAAGGGGGCGTTCGTGCGTTTGAGTTTACCAATCGTGGTGATTTCGCTCAAGAGGTCTTTGGCGAGTTGGTAAAGTGGGCAGATAAAGAATGTCCAGAATTGGCATTGGGTATCGGTTCTATTGTAGATGCTCCTACTGCTGCTATGTACATCCAATTAGGAGCAAACTTTGTTGTTGGTCCTCTGTTTAACCCAGAGATAGCTCCTGTTTGCAACCGTCGTCTGATTCCTTATTGTCCTGGTTGCATGACTGTATCAGAGATTGGTAAGGCTCAGGAACTGGGATGCGACCTGACTAAGGTATTCCCTGGCGATGTGGTTGGGCCTAATTTTATTAAGGGTCTTAAGGCTCCGATGCCTTGGTCAAAGATCATGGTTACTGGAGGTGTATCTCCTGACGAGGAGAACCTGACCAAATGGTTCAAGGCTGGTGTGTTCTGTGTTGGCATGGGATCTAAGCTTTTCCCTTCAGAAAAGGTGAAGGCTTGCGACTGGCAATATGTTACTGATAAATGTCGTGAGGCTCTTGGATACGTAGCCAAGGCTCGCGCATAA
- a CDS encoding sugar kinase: MAKIVTLGEIMLRLSPQGNDRFIQSESFRIIPGGGEANVAISVANYGHEAYFVSKLPKHEIGQIAVNALRRYGVNTQFVARGGDRVGLYYAETGASMRPSKVIYDRAHSSIAEAEPSDFDFDAIMEGADWFHWSGITPAISDKAAELTKLACEAAKRHGVTVSVDLNFRKKLWTSEKAISIMRPLMKYVDVCIGNEEDAELCLGFKPDADVEGGQTDAAGYEGIFKQMMQEFGFKYVVSTLRESYSATYNGWKALIYNGKEFYQSKRYEINPIIDRVGGGDSFSGGLIHGLLTKKTQGEALEFAVAASALKHTINGDFNLVSIDEVEALAGGNANGRVQR, encoded by the coding sequence ATGGCAAAAATTGTAACACTGGGCGAGATTATGCTTCGCCTGTCGCCTCAAGGCAACGACAGATTTATTCAGAGTGAGTCTTTCCGCATCATCCCTGGTGGTGGTGAGGCTAACGTAGCCATCTCTGTGGCTAACTATGGCCACGAGGCTTATTTTGTATCTAAGTTGCCTAAACACGAAATCGGACAGATTGCAGTTAATGCATTGCGCCGTTATGGTGTCAATACACAGTTCGTAGCTCGCGGAGGTGATCGTGTTGGCTTGTATTATGCTGAAACAGGCGCCTCGATGCGCCCTTCAAAAGTAATTTATGATCGCGCACACTCGTCAATTGCAGAGGCCGAACCTTCTGATTTCGACTTTGATGCAATAATGGAAGGTGCAGACTGGTTCCATTGGAGTGGTATCACACCTGCTATTTCTGACAAAGCTGCAGAACTGACTAAGTTGGCTTGCGAAGCCGCTAAACGTCATGGTGTAACTGTTTCTGTTGATTTGAATTTCCGTAAGAAACTTTGGACAAGTGAAAAGGCTATCTCAATTATGCGTCCGCTGATGAAATATGTTGATGTATGTATTGGTAACGAAGAAGATGCTGAACTTTGTCTTGGTTTCAAGCCCGACGCTGACGTGGAAGGCGGCCAGACCGATGCTGCTGGTTATGAGGGAATCTTCAAGCAAATGATGCAGGAATTTGGCTTCAAGTATGTTGTTTCAACACTACGCGAGAGCTACAGTGCCACGTATAATGGATGGAAGGCATTGATATACAATGGTAAGGAGTTCTATCAGAGTAAGCGCTACGAAATTAATCCTATCATCGACCGTGTGGGTGGTGGTGACTCTTTCTCTGGTGGTTTGATTCATGGATTGCTTACCAAGAAAACTCAGGGCGAAGCGCTTGAGTTTGCTGTTGCTGCCTCTGCATTGAAGCACACCATCAATGGCGACTTTAATTTGGTTTCTATTGACGAGGTAGAGGCTTTGGCTGGCGGAAATGCTAACGGACGTGTTCAACGATAA
- the rho gene encoding transcription termination factor Rho — MYTKEQLEKLAIPELMEIANQLGVKVSQDDTMEHVIYEILDKAAIDSSLGSSTAKRKRTRIAKKDTDKVYTVSGKEGENLDAKNQKSKTVEAPSLFADQPLMEETPEVVEEEKPAPKRRGRKTKAEVAAEAEEQKKEEEVAQAAAIPEEQPLEVDAVPEANAEMMGADEPDAEMLEQLQEKMSQRQNVDAMDMMEDNNVWEGDPGDGTDFITVVDLPIEDQAAIPTLDIFDRPVVQQADPIYQANVQPSTPDYDFADLISGNGVLELLQDGYGFLRSSDYNYLSSPDDIYVSPQQIKKYSLKTGDVVECTVRPPHDNEKYFAMSSVKSINGRDPMEVRDRVSFEHLTPLFPNEKFNLCGNPATTNPSTRIVDLFSPIGKGQRALIVAQPKTGKTILMKDIANAIAANHPEAYIMMLLIDERPEEVTDMSRTVNAEVIASTFDEPADRHVKIAGIVLEKAKRMVECGHDVVIFLDSITRLARAYNTVSPASGKVLTGGVDANALQKPKRFFGAARNIENGGSLTIIATALVDTGSKMDEVIFEEFKGTGNSEIQLDRMLSNKRVFPALNLVQSSTRRDDLLQDQTTLNRMWIIRKFIAEMNPIEAMNTVRDRLVQSRNNEEFLMSMNG; from the coding sequence ATGTACACCAAGGAACAATTAGAGAAATTGGCAATCCCCGAATTGATGGAGATTGCAAACCAATTGGGAGTGAAGGTATCTCAGGACGACACGATGGAACATGTTATATATGAGATACTTGACAAAGCTGCCATAGATAGCTCGTTAGGTTCTTCGACAGCTAAACGTAAACGCACTCGCATTGCCAAGAAAGACACAGACAAAGTATATACTGTTAGTGGTAAAGAGGGCGAGAACCTTGATGCCAAAAACCAAAAGAGCAAAACAGTAGAAGCGCCATCTTTGTTCGCCGATCAGCCTCTGATGGAAGAGACACCTGAGGTTGTTGAGGAGGAAAAGCCTGCTCCAAAGCGTCGTGGACGTAAGACTAAGGCAGAAGTTGCAGCCGAGGCTGAAGAACAGAAAAAAGAGGAAGAGGTTGCGCAGGCAGCAGCTATTCCTGAAGAACAGCCTCTGGAAGTTGACGCAGTGCCCGAAGCTAATGCTGAGATGATGGGTGCTGACGAGCCAGATGCCGAGATGCTTGAACAGTTACAAGAGAAAATGTCACAGCGCCAGAATGTAGACGCAATGGACATGATGGAAGATAATAATGTGTGGGAAGGTGATCCTGGCGATGGAACAGACTTTATCACGGTGGTTGATTTGCCTATTGAGGATCAGGCTGCCATACCAACGCTTGATATTTTTGACAGACCCGTTGTTCAGCAGGCTGATCCCATATATCAGGCTAATGTACAACCATCAACGCCCGACTATGATTTTGCCGATTTGATTTCAGGAAATGGCGTGTTGGAACTGCTACAGGATGGCTACGGATTCCTTCGTTCAAGCGATTACAATTACCTGTCATCGCCCGACGATATCTATGTTTCACCACAGCAAATCAAAAAGTATAGTTTGAAGACAGGCGACGTTGTGGAATGCACTGTTCGTCCGCCACACGATAACGAAAAATACTTCGCTATGTCATCCGTTAAGTCTATTAACGGACGTGACCCAATGGAGGTTCGTGACCGCGTGTCATTCGAACATCTGACACCACTTTTCCCCAACGAGAAGTTTAATCTCTGCGGTAATCCTGCAACAACAAATCCTTCAACACGTATTGTTGATCTCTTCTCACCAATCGGTAAGGGACAACGTGCGCTGATTGTGGCTCAGCCCAAGACCGGTAAGACCATCTTAATGAAGGATATTGCCAACGCTATTGCAGCCAACCATCCTGAAGCTTATATCATGATGCTGCTTATTGACGAGCGTCCTGAGGAGGTGACAGACATGAGTCGTACGGTTAATGCAGAGGTTATTGCTTCAACCTTTGACGAACCAGCCGACCGTCACGTGAAGATTGCCGGTATCGTCCTGGAAAAGGCAAAGCGTATGGTGGAATGTGGACATGATGTCGTCATCTTCCTGGATTCTATCACCCGTCTGGCACGTGCATACAACACTGTGTCTCCTGCATCTGGTAAGGTTCTTACTGGTGGTGTCGATGCGAATGCTTTGCAGAAACCTAAGCGTTTCTTTGGTGCTGCCCGAAATATTGAGAATGGTGGTTCCTTGACTATTATTGCTACGGCACTTGTTGATACTGGTTCAAAGATGGATGAGGTGATCTTCGAGGAGTTTAAAGGTACAGGTAACTCTGAAATCCAGCTGGATCGTATGCTTTCTAATAAGCGTGTGTTCCCCGCTCTTAACCTCGTACAGTCATCTACTCGTCGTGATGATTTGCTGCAGGATCAGACAACGTTGAATCGTATGTGGATTATTCGCAAGTTCATTGCCGAGATGAATCCTATTGAGGCAATGAATACTGTTCGTGACCGTCTCGTACAGAGTAGAAATAACGAAGAATTCCTCATGTCGATGAATGGATAA
- a CDS encoding hybrid sensor histidine kinase/response regulator encodes MLENENLESRIVKSDYKILIVDDVMSNVLLLKILLTNEKYQVCTANCGNMCIEQAKAEKPDLILLDVMMPDISGFDAAQILKKDPETAHIPIIFLTALNNPSDLVHGFQVGANDFLTKPFNKEELVVRVFHQIKLVAATRIIEHQNEELRATISNRDKMYSVIAHDLRSPMASIRMVLNLVVNAMSPDIIGPELFELLDKANRESEDVHDLLDNLLKWTKSQTGRLNVVRQDLDLNDIIPGVVDIFEMIAQTKKIDLKYQGSSNPVVVYADNDMLKTVVRNFLSNAIKFSPENSSIEITLSEEGDFAKVSVRDHGVGIAPDRIDSIFKKGETTYGTGGEEGSGLGLQLCADFARKIDGDVMVESTLGEGSTFSVLVPLKK; translated from the coding sequence ATGCTGGAAAATGAGAATCTAGAATCCCGAATAGTTAAAAGTGACTATAAGATACTGATCGTTGACGATGTGATGAGTAATGTATTGCTGCTCAAAATATTGCTGACCAACGAGAAGTATCAGGTTTGTACTGCCAACTGTGGAAATATGTGTATTGAGCAGGCTAAGGCTGAAAAGCCCGATTTAATCTTGCTTGATGTGATGATGCCTGATATTAGCGGATTCGATGCTGCTCAAATCCTTAAGAAAGACCCCGAAACGGCCCATATTCCTATAATATTTCTGACGGCTCTGAATAACCCCAGCGATCTTGTACATGGCTTCCAAGTGGGCGCTAACGACTTCTTGACCAAACCATTTAATAAAGAGGAACTTGTTGTTCGCGTGTTCCATCAAATCAAGCTGGTAGCTGCAACCCGTATTATTGAGCATCAGAACGAGGAACTCCGTGCCACCATTAGCAATAGAGATAAGATGTACTCTGTTATTGCGCACGACCTGCGTTCGCCTATGGCAAGTATACGTATGGTGCTGAATCTTGTCGTGAATGCAATGTCGCCAGATATTATAGGTCCGGAACTGTTTGAGCTTCTCGATAAAGCTAATCGCGAGAGTGAAGATGTTCACGACCTCCTGGACAATCTGTTGAAGTGGACAAAGAGTCAGACAGGCAGACTGAATGTCGTTCGTCAGGATTTGGATTTGAATGATATTATCCCTGGCGTTGTTGACATCTTCGAGATGATTGCTCAGACAAAGAAGATTGATTTGAAATATCAGGGCAGTAGTAATCCTGTGGTTGTGTATGCAGACAATGACATGCTTAAAACCGTTGTTCGTAATTTCCTTTCGAATGCCATTAAGTTCTCACCGGAAAACAGTTCCATTGAGATAACATTGAGCGAGGAGGGAGATTTTGCCAAGGTGAGTGTCCGAGATCATGGCGTTGGTATTGCTCCGGATAGAATAGATTCAATCTTTAAAAAAGGTGAGACAACCTATGGAACTGGTGGTGAGGAAGGCTCAGGTTTAGGTCTTCAGTTGTGTGCAGACTTTGCTCGCAAGATTGATGGCGATGTGATGGTGGAGTCAACTCTGGGCGAGGGATCTACGTTCAGCGTCCTCGTTCCGCTCAAGAAATAA